The proteins below come from a single Verrucomicrobiia bacterium genomic window:
- a CDS encoding protein kinase → MSAENINPLSDLDLGITVRGLVPGQKVLNRFTLQRVLGRGGMGVVWLAHDETLNFDVALKFLPEVLAKDRTALEELKREARRSLDLSHRNIVKFYYFFEDENCAGISMEYVAGDTLANLRLTRPGKVFEAEELQSWVIQLCDALHYAHDDVKIVHRDLKPANLMVDVQGRLKITDFGIARSVAESLTRATMHRGGVSGTLVYMSPQQAMGEPPSVADDIYALGATLYELLTSKPPFYSGEILAQVREKVPPSVQQRRKELGIEGKNIPVVWERTLAACLQKDPARRPASALEIIERLNLSGRPAVVGAAVKPGAVQVVAPDEPTVVAEPPPKTPAKSPGTEPPGTGPASKPKRSTRRPSRGVVIEVETELTGPPLMTQPPTARPTTPPAEPPEKTTEKPPASVSPPTAAPNIPAPAAAPPSTAAAPSPPTAKPALPPPLPPPATTPAAAVIPPEAPAAAALPPTTESREAAAVQPKPAPRKTPIRVEVPSAPAGKPMPAAPEQPPPAPAEPVRREKPGISPEARRRLRLVARAAAAVVLLALLVLGAVWGWQYYLRVKSPPGQVVVDAEPSDAHLELRGPQNYELPAGSRAFQQVVPGQYELVARRAGYWPSTNSLSLQPKEGTPYARFHKVTVRLTPQTGTLILQPVPEDAQVTVTARRTETGQLPAALKQRAADFNQKLLVGEYEVTLTRSGYRPWSTNVSLAAQATVVLQPALARSMGQLRVDSRPSAAQYTLTGPEGQRLTGVCPALLTNLPSGPWRVSLEAAQYGGFVTNVMVPEDATVTVVGELSRLQGDLIFSVAVPQARFELRGPVELSGSITEEFRQKLPVGEYTLILQASGYYGRTQQFAIVAEQPTALGRLELQRVTGWLRVVVEPSAAVLTLQPNRLLRSGDLLELPIGPYTLQAELPGYDTRLESLTVLERQTNQRVVRLNRSLGGLVFRVLPAQATNYLRYLSRDLPGSDVAQVRYNERVDLPTGEYELEVGLPRYQPLRRRIMVVSGTVTNLGILSLEPLRGGMEVTFAPAHARAELVAVDAPLSLSLTNQEAGRLSAPAPGLPMGEYELRVSAPGFSNYVARLNIRAEQTTQPAPVVLSRLLGGLRVSLAGPATAVVQVSGPETPLMEGEKVEQQKSGGRGISFDRLPTGTYRVQVTAPGHEAVERRLTITPGGPAELELPALVRSTGALAVELHPPDGRWRVEQLASEARLSNEIAPREHTGPGGFTGLPTGRYRVTAVRPRQFTLPGLGKEDWQVVAEVEVAAAQTNRVSLDFPFARVALETLPAGARLWVGTNLVREAGQPAFQIPELGLDEKVTLLARLPNHRPTNLVVDARVLGLRPQSSLTVTQALQFWPGPQGDEPYWTNSLGMKFVNLNRKVFMAVWECRVRDYTNVMAERVANQAPYEELERGTKEGTGKGTIDQAPIVYVSWDKAHDFCSRLQRREAQQTISANHRYRLPTDAEWSLAFGLPEEPGATPLERSGRMGAPWYVWGREFPPRINCGNFPPFVSFDYFDRLAPVGMFPPNEKGLYDMAGNVWEWCEDTLDNQSTERVLRGGSWKWDVVHGVYSTAWLASFRRGAPPGTREDDIGFRVVLEITDEPPAAVVRPPPQTETPSKNVPPAVLAMRHALGWRGRGWDEVSRERDFKPNLTEARRQWEAAARAGDLESQFRIWYLVFNELLPARRGDDALATNLLQEAAVKGLAPARLEYAAQVYRDTFSSQSTGPQARLLTEEEKQARHNHARSEVWKHCEEVLRRETGVLAARAAYLLFELEYYLGISKGRAFTAADGFPLEAEALQWLVVAEQLGHWKAANKRMEFELKAGQNANFRLKWERAHQMAREYLESAGKKAP, encoded by the coding sequence ATGAGTGCCGAAAACATCAACCCGTTATCTGATTTGGATTTGGGCATCACCGTGCGCGGGCTGGTGCCCGGCCAGAAAGTGCTCAATCGCTTCACCTTGCAACGGGTGTTGGGGCGGGGGGGCATGGGAGTGGTGTGGCTGGCGCATGATGAAACGCTGAATTTCGATGTGGCGCTGAAGTTTCTTCCGGAAGTGCTGGCCAAGGACCGCACGGCGCTGGAAGAGCTGAAACGCGAGGCGCGCCGCAGCCTGGATTTGTCCCATCGCAACATTGTCAAATTCTATTATTTCTTCGAGGACGAGAACTGCGCGGGCATTTCGATGGAATACGTGGCGGGGGATACGCTGGCCAATTTGCGCCTGACGCGTCCCGGCAAGGTGTTTGAAGCGGAGGAGCTGCAGTCGTGGGTGATCCAGCTTTGTGATGCGCTGCATTACGCGCATGACGATGTCAAAATCGTGCATCGGGATTTGAAGCCCGCCAACCTGATGGTGGACGTGCAGGGCCGGTTGAAGATCACGGATTTTGGCATTGCCCGCAGTGTGGCAGAGAGCCTGACGCGGGCTACCATGCACAGGGGAGGGGTTTCCGGCACCCTGGTTTATATGAGCCCACAGCAGGCCATGGGCGAGCCACCCTCCGTGGCGGATGATATTTACGCGTTGGGCGCCACCTTGTATGAGCTGCTGACCAGCAAGCCGCCGTTTTATTCGGGCGAAATCCTGGCTCAGGTGCGGGAAAAGGTGCCGCCCTCAGTACAACAACGGCGCAAGGAGCTGGGGATAGAAGGCAAAAACATCCCGGTGGTGTGGGAGCGCACGCTGGCCGCTTGTTTGCAGAAAGACCCGGCCCGGCGGCCGGCGTCGGCGCTGGAAATTATTGAGCGCCTGAATCTGAGCGGCCGGCCGGCGGTGGTTGGGGCTGCCGTCAAGCCTGGTGCTGTGCAGGTGGTGGCCCCGGATGAGCCTACTGTGGTGGCCGAGCCGCCGCCGAAAACGCCGGCCAAGTCGCCCGGTACTGAGCCGCCTGGCACCGGGCCGGCCAGCAAACCGAAACGCTCCACCCGGCGGCCCAGCCGAGGGGTGGTGATTGAGGTGGAGACCGAGTTGACGGGGCCGCCTTTGATGACGCAGCCCCCTACGGCGCGGCCCACCACCCCACCTGCCGAGCCGCCGGAAAAAACCACCGAGAAGCCGCCTGCCAGCGTTTCGCCGCCGACGGCCGCCCCCAATATTCCTGCCCCCGCCGCCGCTCCCCCATCCACAGCGGCAGCCCCATCGCCGCCGACAGCCAAACCGGCGCTGCCTCCCCCGCTTCCGCCGCCAGCTACGACTCCCGCGGCGGCCGTTATTCCGCCGGAGGCCCCGGCTGCCGCTGCGCTGCCGCCAACAACCGAATCCCGGGAGGCTGCAGCAGTTCAACCCAAGCCTGCGCCCCGGAAGACACCCATTCGGGTGGAGGTGCCGTCTGCGCCCGCGGGGAAGCCAATGCCTGCGGCACCCGAGCAACCCCCGCCCGCCCCGGCAGAGCCCGTCAGGCGCGAGAAGCCCGGGATTTCGCCGGAGGCCCGGCGGCGATTGCGCCTTGTGGCCCGGGCCGCTGCAGCCGTGGTGTTGCTGGCGCTACTGGTTCTGGGCGCCGTGTGGGGTTGGCAATATTACCTCCGCGTGAAATCACCGCCGGGCCAGGTGGTGGTGGACGCCGAGCCTTCCGATGCCCATCTGGAGCTGCGCGGCCCCCAAAATTATGAATTGCCGGCCGGCAGCCGTGCTTTCCAACAGGTCGTGCCGGGTCAATATGAGCTGGTTGCCCGCCGCGCGGGCTATTGGCCGTCCACCAATAGCCTTAGCCTGCAGCCCAAGGAGGGCACGCCGTATGCGCGTTTTCACAAGGTCACGGTGCGTTTGACGCCGCAGACGGGGACGTTGATCCTGCAGCCGGTGCCGGAGGATGCGCAGGTGACGGTGACGGCGCGGCGCACAGAAACGGGGCAACTCCCCGCGGCCTTGAAGCAACGCGCCGCCGATTTCAACCAGAAACTGTTGGTGGGAGAATACGAGGTGACCTTGACGCGGTCGGGGTATCGGCCCTGGAGCACGAATGTAAGCTTGGCGGCTCAGGCAACGGTCGTGTTGCAGCCGGCTCTGGCGCGCAGCATGGGGCAGTTGCGGGTGGACTCGCGGCCGTCCGCCGCGCAGTACACGCTGACCGGCCCGGAGGGCCAGCGGCTGACGGGGGTTTGCCCGGCGCTGCTGACGAATCTGCCTTCCGGGCCGTGGCGGGTCAGTTTGGAGGCGGCGCAATATGGCGGTTTTGTAACCAATGTGATGGTGCCGGAAGACGCCACGGTCACCGTGGTGGGGGAATTGAGCCGGTTGCAGGGGGATTTGATTTTCAGTGTGGCCGTCCCCCAGGCGCGCTTTGAGTTGCGGGGGCCGGTGGAGCTGAGCGGGAGCATCACCGAGGAATTTCGTCAGAAATTGCCGGTGGGCGAATACACGCTGATATTGCAGGCGTCCGGGTATTATGGGCGCACCCAGCAGTTTGCCATTGTGGCCGAGCAGCCAACAGCGTTGGGGCGGCTGGAGCTGCAGCGGGTCACCGGCTGGCTGCGGGTGGTGGTGGAGCCTTCGGCGGCGGTGCTGACGTTGCAGCCCAACCGGCTGTTGCGTTCGGGGGACTTGCTGGAGCTGCCGATCGGGCCCTACACCCTGCAGGCGGAGCTGCCGGGCTATGACACGCGGCTGGAGAGCTTGACGGTATTGGAGCGGCAAACCAACCAGCGCGTGGTGCGGCTGAATCGCAGCCTGGGCGGGCTGGTGTTTCGAGTGCTGCCCGCGCAAGCCACCAATTACCTGCGCTATCTGAGCCGGGATCTGCCCGGCAGCGATGTGGCCCAGGTGCGTTACAACGAGCGCGTGGATTTGCCGACGGGGGAATATGAGTTGGAGGTGGGGTTGCCCCGCTATCAACCGCTGCGGCGGCGCATCATGGTCGTCTCAGGCACGGTCACCAATCTCGGCATTTTAAGTTTGGAGCCATTGCGCGGTGGGATGGAGGTCACCTTTGCGCCGGCCCATGCGCGGGCGGAATTGGTGGCGGTGGACGCGCCGTTGTCGCTGAGCCTGACCAATCAGGAGGCGGGCCGGTTGAGTGCGCCAGCGCCGGGGTTGCCGATGGGAGAATACGAGCTGCGGGTGAGCGCGCCCGGTTTTTCAAATTATGTGGCCCGCCTGAATATCCGGGCGGAGCAGACCACGCAGCCGGCGCCAGTAGTTTTGAGCCGGCTGCTGGGGGGGCTGCGGGTGAGCCTTGCCGGCCCGGCTACGGCGGTTGTTCAGGTGAGCGGGCCGGAAACGCCGCTAATGGAGGGTGAGAAGGTGGAGCAGCAAAAAAGCGGGGGACGCGGAATTAGCTTCGACCGTCTGCCCACGGGGACTTACCGCGTGCAGGTGACGGCGCCGGGGCATGAGGCTGTGGAGCGGCGCTTGACTATCACCCCCGGAGGGCCTGCGGAATTGGAGCTGCCGGCTTTGGTGCGCAGCACTGGCGCCCTGGCCGTCGAGCTGCATCCGCCGGACGGGCGTTGGCGGGTGGAGCAACTGGCCTCCGAGGCCCGGTTAAGCAATGAAATCGCACCCCGGGAGCACACCGGGCCGGGGGGTTTCACGGGGCTGCCCACCGGGCGCTATCGGGTCACGGCGGTGCGGCCGCGCCAGTTTACCTTGCCCGGCCTGGGCAAGGAGGACTGGCAGGTGGTGGCGGAGGTGGAGGTGGCCGCGGCGCAGACCAATCGCGTGAGCCTGGACTTTCCCTTCGCCCGGGTGGCGCTTGAAACGCTGCCGGCGGGGGCGCGCTTGTGGGTGGGGACTAATCTGGTGCGCGAGGCGGGGCAGCCGGCCTTCCAAATCCCGGAGCTGGGACTGGACGAAAAAGTCACGCTGCTGGCGCGCCTGCCCAATCACCGTCCCACCAATCTGGTGGTGGACGCGCGGGTGCTGGGGCTGCGTCCGCAAAGCAGCCTGACGGTGACGCAAGCCCTGCAATTCTGGCCGGGTCCCCAAGGCGATGAGCCCTATTGGACGAACAGCCTGGGGATGAAGTTTGTGAATTTGAACCGCAAGGTGTTCATGGCGGTGTGGGAGTGCCGCGTGCGTGATTATACCAACGTGATGGCCGAGCGCGTCGCCAACCAGGCTCCCTACGAGGAGCTGGAGCGGGGCACCAAGGAAGGCACGGGTAAGGGCACGATTGATCAGGCGCCCATCGTGTATGTGAGCTGGGACAAGGCACACGACTTTTGCAGCCGCCTGCAAAGGAGGGAGGCGCAGCAAACCATTTCGGCCAATCACCGCTATCGTCTGCCGACGGATGCCGAATGGAGCCTGGCTTTTGGCCTGCCGGAGGAGCCGGGAGCCACCCCATTGGAGCGCTCCGGGCGGATGGGGGCGCCGTGGTATGTGTGGGGGCGGGAGTTTCCGCCGCGCATCAATTGCGGCAACTTTCCGCCGTTTGTGAGTTTTGATTATTTTGACCGGCTGGCGCCGGTGGGAATGTTTCCGCCCAATGAAAAGGGGCTGTATGACATGGCGGGAAATGTGTGGGAGTGGTGTGAAGACACGCTGGACAACCAGAGCACGGAACGGGTGTTGCGCGGCGGCTCCTGGAAGTGGGACGTGGTGCACGGCGTTTATTCCACAGCGTGGCTGGCCTCCTTCCGCCGGGGGGCACCGCCGGGCACACGGGAGGATGACATTGGCTTCCGCGTGGTCCTGGAAATTACCGATGAACCGCCCGCCGCCGTGGTGCGCCCTCCGCCGCAAACGGAGACACCATCCAAAAATGTGCCGCCGGCCGTCCTGGCCATGCGCCATGCGCTGGGCTGGCGGGGCAGGGGATGGGACGAAGTGAGCCGGGAGCGCGACTTCAAGCCCAACCTGACCGAGGCCCGGCGGCAGTGGGAGGCCGCCGCCCGGGCGGGCGACTTGGAATCGCAATTCCGGATATGGTACTTGGTGTTCAATGAACTCCTGCCGGCACGCCGGGGAGATGATGCGCTGGCCACCAACCTCTTGCAGGAGGCCGCCGTGAAAGGGCTGGCGCCGGCGCGCCTTGAATACGCCGCCCAGGTTTACCGGGACACCTTTTCCTCCCAGAGCACGGGGCCGCAGGCCAGACTACTGACCGAGGAGGAAAAACAGGCCAGGCACAATCACGCGCGGAGCGAGGTGTGGAAACATTGTGAGGAAGTTTTGCGCCGGGAAACCGGCGTGCTGGCGGCGCGCGCGGCGTACCTGCTTTTTGAGCTGGAATACTATCTGGGTATCAGCAAAGGCCGGGCGTTCACCGCGGCGGATGGGTTTCCGCTGGAAGCGGAGGCCTTGCAGTGGCTGGTGGTGGCGGAGCAGCTTGGCCATTGGAAAGCCGCCAATAAACGCATGGAATTTGAACTCAAGGCCGGCCAGAACGCCAACTTTCGTTTGAAATGGGAGCGTGCTCATCAGATGGCCAGGGAATATTTGGAGAGCGCTGGTAAAA